In one Rutidosis leptorrhynchoides isolate AG116_Rl617_1_P2 chromosome 8, CSIRO_AGI_Rlap_v1, whole genome shotgun sequence genomic region, the following are encoded:
- the LOC139861601 gene encoding staphylococcal-like nuclease CAN2 isoform X1, with translation MGNALRFLYGECCSKPTTTGDGAGGSWVQQQQTHGHHGVSMSTGGVSMLIQDVHNFERTSQVPEGLSKHVVSSKKAQANWYSKLSEALAQLKPPPRSPEEISTFVVNTLKRHKKADVEGLLSFYGLPISQSNVAQSTLEVNTSQPPPVPHGLKYELNTLPVDEKAVADGDTVTVYVSTLNPREAACVPNDVQAAAAERAKARAHKNYTKADALHKQIIDAGYRMLNIQNEEILARKYRIRLRGIDAPESAMPYGKEAKEELSKMVAGFSLRVLIFDEDRYGRCVGDIYCNGVFVQERMLKKGLVWHYGAYDKRPELEKWEQDARAKRVGLWASAHPEKPWEWRKNRRENR, from the exons ATGGGAAATGCACTGAGGTTTTTGTATGGTGAGTGCTGCTCAAAGCCAACCACCACCGGCGATGGTGCTGGTGGTAGTTGGGTGCAGCAGCAGCAAACACACGGCCACCATGGCGTTTCGATGTCTACTGGCGGTGTCTCGATGCTCATTCAAGATGTACATAATTTCGAAAGGACCTCCCAG GTTCCTGAAGGTTTGAGTAAGCATGTGGTTTCATCCAAGAAAGCTCAGGCCAACTG GTATAGCAAACTTTCTGAGGCATTGGCACAATTAAAACCACCACCAAGATCACCTGAAGAGATCTCCACATTCGTCGTTAACACCTTGAAGAGACACAAAAAGGCCGATGTCGAG GGTCTGTTATCGTTTTATGGTCTCCCTATATCTCAATCCAATGTTGCTCAATCCACTCTTGAAGTCAATACGAGTCAACCTCCGCCTGTGCCACATGGACTCAAATACGAACTCAACACGCTTCCA GTGGATGAAAAGGCTGTAGCAGATGGAGATACAGTAACTGTTTATGTTAGTACGTTAAATCCTCGCGAGGCCGCATGTGTTCCGAATGACGTACAAGCTGCAGCAGCAGAGCGGGCCAAAGCACGGGCCCACAAGAACTACACTAAGGCAGATGCACTTCACAAGCAAATTATAGATGCAGGATATCG GATGCTAAATATACAAAATGAGGAAATTCTAGCCCGAAAGTATCGTATTAGACTAAG GGGAATTGATGCACCCGAAAGCGCAATGCCTTACGGTAAAGAGGCAAAGGAGGAGTTGAGTAAGATGGTTGCGGGTTTTTCTTTAAGAGTTTTGATCTTTGATGAAGATCGTTATGGTCGTTGTGTTGGTGATATTTACTGCAATGGCGTCTTCGTCCAG GAACGGATGCTGAAGAAAGGACTTGTATGGCATTATGGTGCTTATGACAAACGACCCGAATTAGAAAAG TGGGAGCAAGATGCAAGAGCTAAGAGAGTCGGATTGTGGGCTTCGGCCCATCCTGAAAAACCATGGGAATGGAGAAAAAATCGACGTGAAAACAGATAG
- the LOC139861601 gene encoding staphylococcal-like nuclease CAN2 isoform X2, with protein MGNALRFLYGECCSKPTTTGDGAGGSWVQQQQTHGHHGVSMSTGGVSMLIQDVHNFERTSQVPEGLSKHVVSSKKAQANWYSKLSEALAQLKPPPRSPEEISTFVVNTLKRHKKADVEVDEKAVADGDTVTVYVSTLNPREAACVPNDVQAAAAERAKARAHKNYTKADALHKQIIDAGYRMLNIQNEEILARKYRIRLRGIDAPESAMPYGKEAKEELSKMVAGFSLRVLIFDEDRYGRCVGDIYCNGVFVQERMLKKGLVWHYGAYDKRPELEKWEQDARAKRVGLWASAHPEKPWEWRKNRRENR; from the exons ATGGGAAATGCACTGAGGTTTTTGTATGGTGAGTGCTGCTCAAAGCCAACCACCACCGGCGATGGTGCTGGTGGTAGTTGGGTGCAGCAGCAGCAAACACACGGCCACCATGGCGTTTCGATGTCTACTGGCGGTGTCTCGATGCTCATTCAAGATGTACATAATTTCGAAAGGACCTCCCAG GTTCCTGAAGGTTTGAGTAAGCATGTGGTTTCATCCAAGAAAGCTCAGGCCAACTG GTATAGCAAACTTTCTGAGGCATTGGCACAATTAAAACCACCACCAAGATCACCTGAAGAGATCTCCACATTCGTCGTTAACACCTTGAAGAGACACAAAAAGGCCGATGTCGAG GTGGATGAAAAGGCTGTAGCAGATGGAGATACAGTAACTGTTTATGTTAGTACGTTAAATCCTCGCGAGGCCGCATGTGTTCCGAATGACGTACAAGCTGCAGCAGCAGAGCGGGCCAAAGCACGGGCCCACAAGAACTACACTAAGGCAGATGCACTTCACAAGCAAATTATAGATGCAGGATATCG GATGCTAAATATACAAAATGAGGAAATTCTAGCCCGAAAGTATCGTATTAGACTAAG GGGAATTGATGCACCCGAAAGCGCAATGCCTTACGGTAAAGAGGCAAAGGAGGAGTTGAGTAAGATGGTTGCGGGTTTTTCTTTAAGAGTTTTGATCTTTGATGAAGATCGTTATGGTCGTTGTGTTGGTGATATTTACTGCAATGGCGTCTTCGTCCAG GAACGGATGCTGAAGAAAGGACTTGTATGGCATTATGGTGCTTATGACAAACGACCCGAATTAGAAAAG TGGGAGCAAGATGCAAGAGCTAAGAGAGTCGGATTGTGGGCTTCGGCCCATCCTGAAAAACCATGGGAATGGAGAAAAAATCGACGTGAAAACAGATAG
- the LOC139862042 gene encoding protein EARLY RESPONSIVE TO DEHYDRATION 15-like — translation MPMDVMPRHNGLPSSSLNPNAPMFVPAAYRNVEDFSDQWWSLVHSSPWFRDYWIRECFSDSQFDLNRSDNYDPLVFDEDFDSISFDGKINGNEDEEKEGKKDMILSKLTTSWRKARAVESVRMYEKAPKIVNVKLNPRPIHQPR, via the exons ATGCCAATGGATGTAATGCCGCGTCACAATGGATTACCATCGTCATCACTGAATCCAAACGCTCCGATGTTCGTACCGGCGGCGTACCGCAACGTCGAAGATTTCTCCGATCAGTGGTGGTCACTCGTTCACTCATCTCCTTGGTTCCGTGACTACTGGATTCGTGAATGTTTCTCCGATTCACAGTTCGACCTAAATCGTTCTGATAATTACGATCCGTTAGTTTTTGATGAAGATTTTGATTCGATCTCTTTCGACGGTAAAATTAACGGAAACGAAG ATGAAGAGAAGGAAGGTAAGAAGGATATGATTCTGTCGAAATTGACGACGAGCTGGCGGAAGGCACGTGCCGTTGAGTCGGTTAGGATGTATGAGAAAGCACCGAAGATTGTGAATGTGAAACTGAATCCGAGGCCGATTCATCAGCCTCGTTAG